Proteins encoded in a region of the Streptomyces sp. NBC_00513 genome:
- a CDS encoding small ribosomal subunit Rsm22 family protein yields MNAASAPAPTTAETLRSALGRLLDGLPPKQASAAVERLIANYRGTTPTDAPVLRDRSDVAAYAAYRMPATFEAVRSALDGLAEAAPEWVPASHVDVGGGTGAATWAVDAIWDGPRETTVLDWAEPALVLGRELAAASASPVLRAAEWRRAVIGSGIALPDADLVTVSYVLGELTAEARRAVVAEAARAGRAVVLIEPGTPDGYLRLREAREQLIEAGMTVAAPCPHDGTCPIEVGKDWCHFSTRVSRSSLHRQVKGGSLPYEDEKFAYVAATRFPVEPATSRITRRPQIRKGLVLLELCGPQGTGEGEGLTRATVTKRHGDLYKAARDADWGQEWPPPAR; encoded by the coding sequence CGGTCCGCGCTGGGCCGGCTCCTCGACGGGCTCCCCCCGAAGCAGGCCTCCGCCGCCGTGGAGCGGCTCATCGCCAACTACCGGGGCACCACCCCGACCGACGCGCCCGTACTGCGCGACCGCTCCGACGTCGCGGCGTACGCGGCGTACCGGATGCCGGCGACCTTCGAGGCGGTGCGGTCCGCGCTGGACGGGCTGGCCGAGGCGGCCCCGGAGTGGGTCCCGGCCTCGCACGTCGACGTGGGCGGCGGCACCGGGGCCGCGACCTGGGCCGTGGACGCCATCTGGGACGGGCCGCGCGAGACCACCGTGCTGGACTGGGCGGAACCCGCGCTGGTCCTGGGCCGGGAACTCGCGGCGGCCTCCGCCTCCCCGGTGCTCCGCGCGGCCGAGTGGCGGCGGGCCGTCATCGGGTCCGGGATCGCCCTGCCCGACGCGGACCTGGTGACCGTGTCGTACGTCCTGGGCGAGTTGACGGCGGAGGCCCGCCGGGCCGTCGTCGCGGAGGCCGCGCGCGCCGGTCGGGCGGTCGTGCTGATCGAGCCGGGCACCCCGGACGGGTACCTGCGCCTGCGCGAGGCCCGCGAGCAGCTGATCGAGGCCGGTATGACGGTGGCCGCGCCCTGCCCGCACGACGGCACCTGCCCGATCGAGGTCGGGAAGGACTGGTGTCACTTCTCGACCCGGGTCAGCCGGTCCTCCCTGCACCGTCAGGTCAAGGGCGGCTCCCTGCCGTACGAGGACGAGAAGTTCGCGTACGTGGCCGCGACCCGCTTCCCGGTCGAGCCGGCCACCTCCCGGATCACGCGGAGGCCGCAGATCCGGAAGGGGCTCGTGCTGCTGGAGCTGTGCGGTCCGCAGGGGACGGGCGAGGGCGAGGGTCTGACCCGGGCCACCGTGACCAAGCGCCACGGTGACCTCTACAAGGCGGCGCGGGACGCCGACTGGGGACAGGAGTGGCCGCCGCCCGCCCGGTGA
- a CDS encoding TetR/AcrR family transcriptional regulator — MNETPAADPRDAKARTPKAPDAARRSDRSRRAILDAALDLVGEVGYNRLTIEAIAARAKVGKQTIYRWWPSKAAVLLEASLALAGEAEEDVEWTGFPDTGDLAADLKYVLRATVDQFNDEKYEAAARALTAAGATDAELGARMTEQLLEPQLALYEARLRTARAAGQLAPEADLRLTVELLVGPLTHRWLMRTAPLTHAYADALVDAVLRGVGGVGKVTA, encoded by the coding sequence ATGAACGAGACCCCTGCCGCGGATCCGCGAGACGCCAAGGCCCGCACCCCCAAGGCCCCGGACGCCGCTCGCCGCAGCGACCGGTCCCGGCGGGCCATCCTGGACGCCGCCCTGGACCTGGTCGGGGAGGTCGGCTACAACCGGCTCACCATCGAGGCCATCGCGGCCCGCGCGAAAGTCGGCAAGCAGACCATCTACCGCTGGTGGCCCTCCAAGGCGGCGGTCCTGCTGGAAGCCTCGCTCGCGCTGGCCGGCGAGGCGGAGGAGGACGTCGAGTGGACCGGCTTCCCGGACACCGGGGACCTGGCCGCCGACCTGAAGTACGTCCTGCGGGCGACGGTGGACCAGTTCAACGACGAGAAGTACGAGGCCGCCGCCCGCGCCCTGACCGCCGCCGGCGCCACCGACGCGGAGCTGGGCGCACGTATGACCGAGCAACTGCTGGAGCCCCAGCTCGCCCTGTACGAGGCGCGGTTGCGCACGGCGCGGGCGGCGGGCCAACTGGCGCCGGAAGCCGATCTGCGGCTGACCGTGGAACTGCTGGTGGGGCCGCTGACGCACCGCTGGCTGATGCGGACGGCGCCGCTCACGCACGCCTACGCGGACGCCCTCGTGGACGCGGTGCTGCGCGGCGTCGGCGGGGTGGGAAAAGTCACCGCCTGA
- a CDS encoding bifunctional DNA primase/polymerase translates to MGSESGRVQRGEQSRISQWLRRRPKPTPEDPGEEREALLLAVAAAGLPIAPAAHPAGYRCSCDRIGCPTPARHPVSFAWQTQSTTDRAQIERWARNQPQANFITATGMVHDVLDVPLEAGRDALTRLLAAGVEVGPVAESGGTGEQARMLFFTATRGTPEDEDEWWPCELDCHPETMDEHPGLRWHCRGSYVLVPPAALPGDLSVGWLRGMEHPLPDPLTLLETLTDACALYAGSSARTPEAVAWPLGR, encoded by the coding sequence ATGGGGTCTGAGTCCGGCCGCGTCCAACGCGGCGAGCAGAGCAGGATTTCCCAGTGGCTGCGCCGCCGGCCGAAGCCCACTCCGGAGGACCCCGGCGAGGAACGCGAAGCCCTGCTGTTGGCCGTCGCCGCCGCGGGCCTCCCGATCGCCCCGGCCGCCCATCCCGCCGGCTACCGGTGTTCGTGCGACCGGATCGGCTGTCCCACGCCCGCGCGGCACCCCGTCTCCTTCGCCTGGCAGACCCAGTCGACCACCGACCGCGCGCAGATCGAGCGGTGGGCGCGCAACCAGCCCCAGGCCAACTTCATCACCGCGACCGGCATGGTCCACGACGTCCTGGACGTACCGCTGGAGGCCGGCCGCGACGCACTGACCCGTCTGCTGGCCGCCGGCGTCGAAGTGGGCCCGGTCGCCGAGTCCGGCGGTACGGGCGAACAGGCACGGATGCTGTTCTTCACCGCCACCCGGGGCACCCCGGAGGACGAGGACGAGTGGTGGCCGTGCGAGCTGGACTGCCACCCCGAGACGATGGACGAGCATCCGGGCCTGCGCTGGCACTGTCGGGGCAGCTATGTCCTGGTCCCGCCGGCCGCCCTCCCCGGTGACCTCTCGGTCGGCTGGCTGCGCGGCATGGAGCACCCGCTCCCGGACCCGCTGACGCTGCTGGAGACCCTCACGGACGCCTGCGCCCTCTACGCGGGCTCCTCCGCCCGGACCCCGGAGGCCGTGGCCTGGCCCCTGGGCCGCTGA
- the yaaA gene encoding peroxide stress protein YaaA: MLVLLPPSEGKAAGGSGAPLKPETLSLPGLAGARAAVLEELVELCVGDEFKAREVLGLSEGLRGEVAKNAELRTAVARPAGEIYTGVLYDALGLADLPEPAALAAERSLLVFSGLWGAVRVTDRIPSYRCSMGVKLPGLGALGAHWREPMASVLPEAAGDGLVLDLRSSAYASAWKPKGEVAGRTATVRVLHSQMVDGVEKRSVVSHFNKATKGRLVRDLLLAGAAPGSPAELVTALRDLGYAVEADVPAKPAKAWSLDVVVTRIH, encoded by the coding sequence GTGCTCGTGCTGCTGCCGCCCTCCGAGGGAAAGGCCGCCGGCGGCTCCGGCGCACCGCTGAAGCCGGAGACGCTGTCGCTGCCGGGGCTGGCCGGGGCGCGGGCGGCGGTCCTGGAGGAACTGGTCGAGCTGTGCGTCGGCGACGAGTTCAAGGCGCGCGAGGTCCTGGGCCTCAGCGAGGGGCTGCGGGGCGAGGTCGCGAAGAACGCCGAGCTGCGGACGGCCGTCGCGCGACCGGCCGGCGAGATCTACACCGGGGTCCTGTACGACGCGCTCGGCCTGGCCGACCTGCCCGAGCCGGCCGCCCTGGCCGCCGAGCGGTCGCTGCTGGTCTTCTCCGGGCTGTGGGGCGCGGTACGGGTCACCGACCGCATCCCCTCGTACCGGTGCTCCATGGGCGTCAAGCTGCCGGGGCTGGGGGCGCTGGGCGCGCACTGGCGGGAGCCGATGGCGTCGGTGCTGCCGGAGGCCGCCGGGGACGGGCTGGTGCTGGACCTGCGGTCCTCCGCCTACGCCTCCGCGTGGAAGCCCAAGGGCGAGGTCGCGGGCCGCACCGCCACCGTGCGGGTGCTGCACTCGCAGATGGTGGACGGCGTGGAGAAGCGGTCGGTGGTGAGCCACTTCAACAAGGCCACGAAGGGGCGCCTGGTCCGGGACCTGCTGCTCGCCGGGGCGGCCCCCGGATCGCCGGCGGAGCTGGTGACGGCCCTGCGGGACCTCGGCTACGCGGTGGAGGCCGACGTTCCCGCGAAGCCGGCGAAGGCGTGGTCCCTCGACGTGGTCGTGACGCGGATCCACTGA
- a CDS encoding RNB domain-containing ribonuclease, which translates to MPRRHLHMTGADGAALRAALRDLRTKLDVPREFPAEVLAEAERVARDPRLPAYDATDLPLFTLDPPTSLDLDQAMHLARRPAGGYRVHYAIADVAAFVTPGGALDTEAHRRITTLYFPDGKVPLHPAVLSDGAASLLPDQDAPALLWRFDLDADGRVETTEVRRALVRSRAKLDYAGVQRAIDSGTAEETVALLKDVGVRREALETERGGISLAVPDQEIVEHHGAYTPAYRIPLPADGWNAQMSLMTGMAAAELMLTAGAGILRTLPNAPDGAVGRLHRVAKALRIEWPHHVPYAELVRSLDPRLPNHAAFLQECTTLLRGAGYTVFTDGRTPDPLLHAAVAAPYTHCTAPLRRLVDRYTGELCVAAAAGVAPPAWAVDALAGLPREMEVGNRLANTVERESVNLVEAALLTGHVGDTFDAVVIDVKEREPLVGTVHLEDPAVVGRVESPADALPLGERIRVRLTEADLGTARILFAPA; encoded by the coding sequence ATGCCACGCCGTCACCTGCACATGACCGGCGCAGACGGGGCTGCCCTGCGGGCCGCACTGCGTGACCTGCGGACGAAGCTCGACGTGCCGCGCGAGTTCCCCGCCGAGGTGCTCGCCGAGGCGGAGCGGGTCGCGCGGGACCCGCGCCTGCCGGCGTACGACGCCACCGACCTCCCCCTCTTCACCCTCGACCCGCCGACCTCCCTCGACCTCGACCAGGCCATGCACCTGGCGAGGCGGCCCGCCGGCGGCTACCGCGTGCACTACGCCATCGCGGACGTCGCCGCGTTCGTCACGCCCGGCGGCGCCCTCGACACCGAGGCCCACCGCCGGATCACCACCCTGTACTTCCCCGACGGGAAGGTCCCCCTGCACCCGGCGGTGCTCTCGGACGGCGCGGCGAGCCTGCTGCCCGACCAGGACGCCCCCGCGCTGCTGTGGCGGTTCGACCTGGACGCCGACGGCCGCGTCGAGACCACCGAGGTGCGCCGCGCCCTGGTGCGCAGCCGCGCCAAGCTCGACTACGCCGGCGTACAGCGGGCGATCGACTCCGGTACGGCCGAGGAGACCGTGGCCCTGCTCAAGGACGTCGGCGTGCGCCGCGAGGCCCTGGAGACCGAACGCGGCGGAATCTCCCTCGCCGTGCCCGACCAGGAGATCGTCGAACACCACGGCGCGTACACCCCGGCCTACCGCATCCCGCTGCCGGCGGACGGCTGGAACGCCCAGATGTCGCTGATGACCGGCATGGCGGCGGCCGAACTGATGCTCACCGCCGGCGCCGGCATCCTGCGCACCCTCCCGAACGCCCCCGACGGCGCGGTCGGCCGGCTGCACCGGGTGGCGAAGGCCCTGCGGATCGAGTGGCCCCACCACGTCCCGTACGCCGAACTCGTGCGCTCCCTCGATCCGCGGCTGCCGAACCACGCGGCGTTCCTCCAGGAGTGCACGACCCTGCTCCGCGGCGCCGGGTACACCGTCTTCACCGACGGGCGGACCCCGGACCCGCTGCTGCACGCGGCGGTGGCCGCCCCGTACACGCATTGCACCGCTCCCCTGCGCCGGCTCGTCGACCGGTACACCGGCGAACTGTGCGTCGCGGCGGCGGCCGGGGTCGCACCGCCCGCCTGGGCGGTCGACGCGCTGGCCGGGCTACCCCGGGAGATGGAGGTGGGCAACCGGCTGGCCAACACCGTGGAACGGGAGTCCGTGAACCTGGTCGAGGCCGCCCTGCTGACGGGCCACGTCGGCGACACCTTCGACGCGGTGGTCATCGACGTCAAGGAGCGGGAGCCGCTGGTGGGAACGGTCCACCTGGAGGACCCGGCGGTGGTCGGCCGCGTCGAGTCCCCGGCCGACGCGTTGCCGCTCGGCGAACGGATCCGGGTCCGGCTCACGGAGGCCGACCTGGGCACCGCGCGGATCCTGTTCGCCCCGGCCTGA
- a CDS encoding helix-turn-helix domain-containing protein, translated as MGAVDLPARPPAHRPPPPRPLTRPPAPPLRPHIVNYTGFRTEFAVPRRRLELPTGLVTLVFTFTEGLWVARTGAGADIEGADGTGTALAGVGLDTARLMPASHALISGPRSGPAIGVHAGRVHGLEVNMSPLGAYRLFGIPMVHFEEARVDLAEVLGPDGRHLADRLAALGGWRERFDLLDSVFVARLERGPAVAPEVRGALARLWADSGTSLARATAGSGWSARTLRARFREQVGLSPKAVARVFRLQHALRRLAAGEPPARVAAACGYHDQAHLSREVKAMTGLPPSRFALLREGLPPGSALDRTPGRITSVLL; from the coding sequence ATGGGTGCCGTCGACCTTCCCGCGCGCCCACCGGCGCACCGCCCTCCCCCGCCCCGGCCCCTGACCCGCCCGCCGGCTCCCCCGCTGCGCCCCCACATCGTCAACTACACCGGCTTCCGTACCGAGTTCGCGGTCCCCCGACGCCGGCTGGAGCTGCCCACCGGCCTGGTCACGCTCGTCTTCACCTTCACCGAGGGGCTGTGGGTGGCCCGCACCGGCGCGGGAGCCGACATCGAGGGAGCCGACGGCACGGGCACCGCCCTCGCGGGCGTCGGGCTCGACACGGCCCGGCTGATGCCCGCCTCCCACGCCCTGATCAGCGGCCCCCGCAGCGGTCCGGCGATAGGGGTGCACGCGGGCCGGGTCCACGGCCTGGAGGTGAACATGAGTCCGCTGGGCGCCTACCGGCTGTTCGGCATCCCCATGGTGCACTTCGAGGAGGCCCGGGTGGACCTGGCGGAGGTCCTGGGCCCCGACGGGCGGCACCTGGCGGACCGGCTCGCGGCGTTGGGCGGCTGGCGGGAGCGGTTCGACCTGCTCGACTCGGTGTTCGTCGCCCGTCTGGAGCGGGGGCCGGCCGTCGCGCCCGAGGTGCGCGGGGCGCTGGCCCGGCTGTGGGCCGACAGCGGGACCTCCCTGGCGCGGGCGACGGCCGGATCCGGTTGGAGCGCACGCACGCTGCGCGCCCGGTTCCGTGAGCAGGTCGGGCTGTCGCCGAAGGCGGTCGCCCGGGTGTTCCGCCTCCAGCACGCGCTGCGCCGGCTCGCGGCCGGGGAGCCGCCCGCCCGGGTCGCGGCGGCCTGCGGCTACCACGACCAGGCCCACTTGAGCCGCGAGGTGAAGGCGATGACCGGGCTGCCGCCGTCCCGTTTCGCGCTGCTGCGCGAGGGGCTGCCTCCGGGGTCGGCCCTGGACCGGACACCGGGCCGGATCACGAGCGTGCTGCTGTGA
- a CDS encoding MerR family transcriptional regulator — protein sequence MRIGEIAALVGLTTRAIRHYHHVGLLPEPERRPNGYRAYTVRDAVLLARVRRLTELGLSLDEVRDVLADDAGRELAEVLAELDADLARQQAELAARRQRLALLLAAPPGEVEPLSPALAALLAKAPATDSPSAALDREHLTLLDGTGAIGEEVYALLGTLAADPAVLGLYERLDELVDAPVDDPRIAPLARALVAAVPDEVFAAIPSDGPVAPGFKEALLAEYPPAQAEVVRRVMEGFVERGRG from the coding sequence ATGCGGATCGGAGAGATCGCCGCGCTCGTCGGGCTCACCACCCGGGCGATCCGGCACTACCACCATGTCGGGCTGCTCCCGGAACCGGAGCGGCGCCCCAACGGATACCGGGCCTACACCGTGCGCGACGCCGTCCTGCTGGCCCGCGTACGCCGGCTCACCGAACTCGGGCTGAGCCTCGACGAGGTCCGCGACGTCCTCGCCGACGACGCGGGCCGCGAACTCGCCGAGGTGCTGGCGGAACTGGACGCCGACCTGGCCCGGCAGCAGGCCGAACTGGCCGCCCGCCGGCAGCGGCTCGCCCTGCTCCTCGCCGCCCCGCCCGGGGAGGTCGAGCCGCTGTCGCCGGCGCTCGCCGCCCTGCTCGCCAAGGCGCCGGCGACGGACTCGCCCAGCGCCGCCCTGGACCGCGAGCACCTCACGCTGCTCGACGGCACGGGCGCCATCGGCGAGGAGGTCTACGCCCTGCTCGGGACGCTGGCCGCCGACCCGGCCGTCCTCGGCCTGTACGAGCGGCTCGACGAGCTGGTCGACGCGCCCGTCGACGACCCGCGGATCGCCCCCCTCGCGCGGGCCCTGGTGGCGGCCGTGCCCGACGAGGTGTTCGCCGCGATCCCGTCGGACGGACCGGTCGCCCCCGGGTTCAAGGAGGCGCTGCTCGCCGAGTACCCGCCGGCGCAGGCGGAGGTCGTGCGCCGGGTCATGGAGGGGTTCGTGGAGAGGGGCAGGGGATGA
- a CDS encoding bifunctional RNase H/acid phosphatase — protein sequence MPRFVVEADGGSRGNPGPAGYGAVVLDPATGETLAERAEYIGVATNNVAEYKGLIAGLRAAHELAPDAVVLVRMDSKLVVEQMSGRWKIKHPDMKPLAAEAAKILPRSQVTYEWIPREKNKHADRLANEAMDAGKRGGQWEPSGSTAVFDRSAARALATPPASGPPGDAAAGAAAVRAALAASAAPAADTLFAEPAAEEAPAGAPAAGTGWGPDLGAPATLVLLRHGETALTPQKRFSGSGGTDPELSPAGRRQAAAVAEALAARGTVQAVVSSPLRRCRETAQAVADRLGLPVAIEEGLRETDFGAWEGLTFAEVRARFPDDLQAWLDSPKAAPTGGGESFATVTRRVSAARDRLVSAHAGRTVLVVTHVTPVKTLVRLALGAPPESLFKMELSAASLSAVAYYADGNASVRLLNDTGHLR from the coding sequence ATGCCGCGGTTTGTCGTGGAAGCGGACGGCGGCTCCCGGGGCAACCCGGGGCCCGCCGGCTACGGCGCGGTCGTCCTCGACCCGGCGACGGGGGAGACCCTCGCCGAGCGCGCCGAGTACATCGGCGTCGCGACGAACAACGTGGCGGAGTACAAGGGTCTGATCGCCGGGCTGCGCGCCGCGCACGAGCTGGCGCCGGACGCGGTGGTCCTCGTCCGCATGGACTCCAAGCTCGTCGTCGAGCAGATGTCGGGGCGCTGGAAGATCAAGCACCCGGACATGAAGCCGCTCGCGGCGGAGGCGGCGAAGATCCTGCCCCGCTCGCAGGTGACGTACGAGTGGATCCCGCGCGAGAAGAACAAGCACGCGGACCGGCTCGCCAACGAGGCCATGGACGCCGGCAAGCGCGGCGGGCAGTGGGAGCCGTCGGGCTCCACGGCCGTCTTCGACCGGAGCGCCGCGCGCGCCCTGGCGACCCCGCCGGCCTCCGGGCCGCCCGGGGACGCGGCGGCCGGCGCGGCCGCCGTCCGGGCGGCGCTCGCCGCCTCCGCGGCCCCGGCCGCCGACACCCTGTTCGCGGAACCCGCCGCCGAGGAGGCACCCGCCGGCGCGCCCGCCGCGGGCACCGGCTGGGGTCCCGACCTCGGCGCGCCCGCGACCCTGGTACTGCTGCGGCACGGCGAGACGGCCCTGACCCCGCAGAAGCGCTTCTCCGGCAGCGGCGGCACCGACCCCGAACTCTCCCCGGCCGGCCGTCGCCAGGCCGCCGCGGTCGCCGAGGCGCTGGCCGCGCGGGGCACCGTACAGGCCGTCGTCAGCTCCCCGCTGCGACGCTGCCGGGAGACCGCCCAGGCGGTCGCCGACCGGCTCGGCCTGCCGGTGGCGATCGAAGAGGGCCTGCGCGAGACGGACTTCGGCGCGTGGGAGGGCCTGACCTTCGCCGAGGTGCGCGCACGGTTCCCCGACGACCTCCAGGCATGGCTGGACTCCCCGAAGGCCGCCCCCACGGGCGGCGGCGAGAGCTTCGCGACCGTCACCCGCCGGGTCTCGGCCGCGCGCGACCGGCTGGTGTCCGCGCACGCGGGCCGGACGGTGCTGGTCGTCACGCACGTGACCCCGGTCAAGACGCTGGTGCGCCTCGCCCTGGGCGCCCCGCCCGAGTCCCTGTTCAAGATGGAGCTGTCCGCGGCCTCCCTCTCGGCCGTGGCCTACTACGCCGACGGCAATGCCTCGGTGCGGCTGCTGAACGACACCGGCCACCTGCGCTGA
- a CDS encoding zinc ribbon domain-containing protein, whose product MNAEPADQIRLLDVQALDVRLSQLAHKRKSLPEHAEVDSLAKDLTQQRDMLVAAQTQAKDAAREQTKAEQDVDQVRQRAARDQQRLDSGVGVSARDLENLQREVVLLAKRQGDLEDVVLEVMERLEGAQERVTELTERVASLEVKLADATARRDAATGEIDAEVAGIAKDREVIVGSMPEALMALYEKIRVKQGGVGAARLYQRRCEGCRLELDMAEVNEIKAAARDQVVRHDNCGRILVRTADSGI is encoded by the coding sequence CTGAACGCCGAGCCCGCCGACCAGATCCGACTTCTCGACGTCCAGGCCCTGGACGTCCGGCTGTCTCAGCTCGCCCACAAGCGCAAGTCGCTCCCCGAGCACGCCGAGGTCGACTCCCTGGCCAAGGACCTCACCCAGCAGCGCGACATGCTCGTCGCCGCCCAGACCCAGGCCAAGGACGCCGCCCGCGAGCAGACCAAGGCGGAGCAGGACGTCGACCAGGTCCGTCAGCGCGCGGCCCGCGACCAGCAGCGGCTCGACTCGGGCGTCGGCGTCTCGGCCCGCGACCTGGAGAACCTCCAGCGCGAGGTCGTCCTGCTCGCCAAGCGCCAGGGCGACCTGGAGGACGTGGTCCTGGAGGTCATGGAGCGTCTGGAGGGCGCGCAGGAGCGCGTCACCGAGCTGACCGAGCGGGTCGCCTCGCTGGAGGTCAAGCTCGCGGACGCCACCGCGCGCCGTGACGCCGCCACCGGCGAGATCGACGCCGAGGTCGCCGGCATCGCCAAGGACCGCGAGGTCATCGTCGGCTCCATGCCGGAAGCCCTGATGGCGCTGTACGAGAAGATCCGCGTCAAGCAGGGCGGCGTCGGCGCCGCGCGCCTCTACCAGCGCCGCTGCGAGGGCTGCCGCCTGGAGCTCGACATGGCCGAGGTCAACGAGATCAAGGCCGCGGCCCGCGACCAGGTCGTCCGCCACGACAACTGCGGCCGCATCCTCGTCCGTACGGCCGACTCGGGCATCTGA
- a CDS encoding Nif3-like dinuclear metal center hexameric protein, with translation MPRLSEVIAALDALWPPSRAEQWDAVGTVCGDPDAEISRVLFAVDPVQEIIDEAVKLGADLVVTHHPLYLRGTTTVEAGTFKGRVVHTLIKNDIALHVAHTNADTADPGVSDALAGALDLRITGPLVPDPTDPEGRRGLGRICELDHPETLREFAARAAAWLPQTAQGIRVAGDPDTPIRTVAVSGGSGDSLFEQVRAAGVDVFLTSDLRHHPVSEARGQSPLALVDAAHWATEWPWCEQAAAQLDAISERHGWGLRTHVSRTVTDPWTAHAPSVTSPSNPGAPN, from the coding sequence GTGCCCCGTCTCTCTGAAGTCATCGCCGCGCTGGACGCTCTCTGGCCCCCCTCGCGGGCCGAGCAGTGGGACGCGGTCGGAACCGTCTGCGGCGACCCCGACGCCGAAATCTCCCGCGTCCTGTTCGCCGTCGACCCCGTCCAGGAGATCATCGACGAGGCCGTGAAACTGGGCGCCGACCTGGTCGTCACCCACCACCCCCTCTACCTGCGGGGCACCACCACCGTCGAGGCGGGCACCTTCAAGGGCCGCGTCGTGCACACGCTGATCAAGAACGACATCGCCCTGCACGTCGCGCACACCAACGCCGACACCGCCGACCCCGGCGTCTCCGACGCCCTGGCCGGCGCCCTCGACCTGCGCATCACCGGCCCCCTGGTCCCGGACCCCACCGACCCCGAGGGCCGCCGCGGCCTCGGCCGGATCTGCGAACTGGACCACCCCGAGACCCTCCGCGAGTTCGCCGCCCGCGCCGCCGCCTGGCTGCCCCAGACCGCACAGGGCATCCGCGTGGCCGGCGACCCGGACACGCCGATCCGCACCGTCGCCGTCAGCGGCGGCTCCGGCGACAGCCTCTTCGAGCAGGTCCGCGCCGCCGGCGTGGACGTCTTCCTCACCTCCGACCTGCGCCACCACCCGGTGTCCGAGGCCCGCGGGCAGAGCCCGCTCGCCCTCGTCGACGCCGCCCACTGGGCCACCGAGTGGCCCTGGTGCGAGCAGGCCGCCGCGCAGCTCGACGCGATCTCCGAGCGCCACGGCTGGGGTCTGCGGACCCACGTCTCGCGCACGGTCACCGACCCGTGGACGGCGCACGCGCCGTCCGTGACCTCCCCTTCTAACCCTGGAGCCCCCAACTGA
- a CDS encoding HAD family phosphatase: protein MANPGAHDAVLCDVDQVIRFYDTTRVTELERAAGLAEGTTGKVAFAPEREEPLMVGRLTRDQWAESVTAELAGSFGLPVDTARALADAFTGAPFSADPAVVDLLRRVRAAGVSVVLVTNATLDLEDDLESLGLADLADHVVSSARVGVAKPDREIYEIAAARAGVDPARCLFVDDREENVRAAVALGMTGVHYREPADLRAALGLAPGA, encoded by the coding sequence ATGGCGAACCCAGGGGCTCACGACGCGGTGCTGTGCGATGTCGACCAGGTGATCCGGTTCTACGACACGACCCGGGTGACGGAGCTGGAGCGGGCGGCGGGGCTGGCCGAGGGCACGACCGGCAAGGTGGCGTTCGCCCCCGAGCGGGAGGAGCCGCTGATGGTGGGCCGGCTCACCCGCGACCAGTGGGCGGAGTCCGTCACGGCCGAACTCGCCGGGTCGTTCGGCCTGCCGGTCGACACGGCCCGCGCGTTGGCCGACGCCTTCACCGGGGCGCCGTTCTCCGCCGACCCGGCGGTCGTGGACCTGCTGCGCCGGGTGCGCGCGGCGGGGGTGTCCGTGGTCCTGGTGACCAACGCGACCCTGGACCTGGAGGACGACCTGGAGTCCCTGGGGCTGGCCGACCTCGCGGACCACGTGGTGAGCAGCGCCCGCGTGGGCGTGGCGAAGCCGGACCGGGAGATCTACGAGATCGCCGCCGCCCGGGCGGGCGTCGATCCGGCCCGCTGCCTGTTCGTCGACGACCGCGAGGAGAACGTCCGGGCGGCCGTCGCGCTCGGCATGACGGGCGTCCACTACCGGGAGCCCGCCGACCTGCGCGCCGCGCTGGGCCTGGCGCCCGGGGCGTGA